One Actinomycetota bacterium DNA segment encodes these proteins:
- a CDS encoding glutamine synthetase family protein: MDPTRDQISYVLRTVEERDIRFIRLWFTDVLGFLKSFAITPAELEVACEQGMGFDGSAIEGFARIQESDMLARPDASTFQILPVSRGNPYLEARMFCDIVTPDHAPFPGDPRWVLRRNLERAAAKGLTFYVHPEMEFFLFKSSTEPVPLDQGSYFDQTPLDSAQDFRRQAIQTLEQMGISVEYSHHEVAPSQHEIDLRFADALTMADNIMTYRLVVKEVAQERGMHATFMPKPIQGQWGSGMHTHVSLFEGDRNVFFDPKGQAHLSKVGKQFVAGLLRHAREMTAILNQWVNSYKRLVPGYEAPTTVGWSRYLRSAFVRVPGAKPKKEASARVEIRSPDPACNPYLAFSVILAAGLRGIEEGYELPDEASEEVDALTPEDRAAKGIQSLPDDLSVALKEMERSELVAEALGEHVFEQFLRNKQAEWNAYKSYVSPFELERYLPLL, encoded by the coding sequence GTGGATCCCACCCGCGATCAGATCTCCTACGTCCTCCGCACCGTCGAGGAGCGGGACATCCGCTTCATCCGGCTGTGGTTCACGGACGTCCTCGGGTTCCTGAAGTCCTTCGCGATCACCCCGGCCGAGCTCGAGGTGGCGTGCGAGCAAGGCATGGGCTTCGACGGCTCGGCGATCGAGGGCTTCGCCCGCATCCAGGAGTCCGACATGCTCGCGCGGCCCGACGCCTCGACGTTCCAGATCCTCCCGGTCTCGCGTGGGAACCCGTACCTCGAGGCGCGGATGTTCTGCGACATCGTCACGCCGGATCACGCGCCGTTCCCCGGCGACCCGAGGTGGGTCCTACGCCGCAACCTCGAGCGCGCGGCCGCGAAAGGGCTCACGTTCTACGTGCACCCGGAGATGGAGTTCTTCCTCTTCAAGTCGTCGACCGAGCCGGTGCCGCTCGATCAAGGCTCGTACTTCGACCAGACGCCTCTCGACTCGGCGCAGGACTTCCGGCGGCAGGCGATCCAGACGCTCGAGCAGATGGGGATCTCGGTCGAGTACTCCCACCACGAGGTCGCGCCGTCGCAGCACGAGATCGACCTCCGATTCGCCGACGCGCTCACGATGGCCGACAACATCATGACCTACCGGCTCGTCGTGAAGGAGGTCGCGCAGGAGCGGGGCATGCACGCGACGTTCATGCCGAAGCCGATCCAGGGTCAGTGGGGGAGCGGCATGCATACCCACGTCTCGCTGTTCGAGGGCGACCGTAACGTCTTCTTCGACCCGAAGGGCCAAGCGCACCTCTCGAAGGTCGGCAAGCAATTCGTCGCGGGCCTGCTGCGCCATGCCCGCGAGATGACCGCGATCCTGAACCAATGGGTGAACTCGTACAAGCGGTTGGTGCCGGGATACGAGGCTCCGACGACGGTGGGTTGGTCGCGATACCTGCGTTCGGCGTTCGTGCGCGTCCCGGGAGCGAAGCCCAAGAAGGAGGCGTCGGCGCGCGTGGAGATCCGCTCGCCCGATCCGGCGTGCAACCCGTATCTCGCGTTCTCGGTGATCCTCGCGGCCGGGCTGCGCGGTATCGAGGAGGGCTACGAGCTCCCCGACGAAGCGTCGGAAGAAGTCGATGCGCTCACGCCGGAGGACCGCGCCGCGAAAGGCATCCAGTCGCTGCCCGACGATCTGTCGGTCGCGTTGAAAGAGATGGAGCGCTCCGAGCTCGTCGCCGAAGCCCTCGGCGAGCACGTCTTCGAGCAGTTCCTGCGCAACAAGCAGGCGGAGTGGAACGCCTACAAGTCCTACGTGTCGCCCTTCGAGCTCGAGCGCTACCTGCCGTTGCTCTAG
- a CDS encoding antibiotic biosynthesis monooxygenase, with protein sequence MFGTVGRMKVKPGKLDDLVKLMDEDQRDIDGSVAFYLYKVEGKENELIMVVAFRDKESYFKNADDASQDELYRKMVALLEGPPTWEDGEIIANGR encoded by the coding sequence ATGTTCGGAACGGTCGGACGCATGAAAGTGAAGCCCGGAAAGCTCGACGACCTCGTCAAGCTTATGGACGAAGACCAGCGCGACATCGACGGCTCGGTCGCTTTCTACCTGTACAAGGTCGAGGGGAAAGAGAACGAGCTCATCATGGTGGTCGCGTTCCGCGACAAGGAGTCGTACTTCAAGAACGCCGACGACGCTTCCCAAGACGAGTTGTACCGAAAGATGGTGGCGCTGCTCGAAGGTCCGCCGACGTGGGAGGACGGCGAGATCATCGCGAACGGGCGCTAA
- a CDS encoding Glu/Leu/Phe/Val dehydrogenase dimerization domain-containing protein codes for MTVKLSDRMSPHESVTYFFEQAAERIDLEEEMRDVLRGSYREMQVQVPVRMDDGHLMVFNGYRVQHNGARGPYKGGVRYHPSADIDEVRALAALMTWKTAIADLPFGGAKGGVQCEPYMMSEAELQKLTRRYTQMIGYVLGVNRDIPAPDMNTNAQTMAWMMDAYGQRYGYAPACVTGKPIELGGSLGREAATGRGVVNVMQQYAKDKGFPLEGASVAVQGFGNVGSFAARIAAEAGAKVIAVSDVRGGVYADTGLDIEKVWKHRDETGSVVGLPGADAISNDDLLLLGVDWLVPAALGEVIHERNASKIRAKVVVEAANHPVTPVADATLDAAGIVVIPDILANAGGVTVSYFEWTQNIQQFRWDEEQVNTQLAKVMAKAYADVAARAGDCRNLREAAFVVGVSRVARAARLRGYV; via the coding sequence ATGACCGTCAAGCTGTCGGACCGGATGAGCCCACACGAATCGGTCACATATTTCTTCGAGCAGGCGGCCGAGCGGATCGACTTGGAAGAGGAGATGCGCGACGTGCTTCGCGGCTCCTACCGGGAGATGCAGGTCCAGGTTCCCGTCCGGATGGACGACGGCCACCTCATGGTGTTCAACGGCTACCGCGTCCAGCACAACGGTGCCCGTGGCCCGTACAAGGGCGGCGTTCGCTACCACCCGTCGGCCGACATCGACGAGGTGCGCGCTCTGGCAGCGCTGATGACGTGGAAGACGGCGATCGCCGACCTGCCGTTCGGCGGCGCGAAGGGCGGCGTCCAGTGCGAGCCGTACATGATGAGCGAGGCCGAGCTGCAGAAGCTGACCCGCCGCTACACGCAGATGATCGGCTACGTCCTCGGCGTCAACCGCGACATCCCGGCACCGGACATGAACACGAATGCGCAGACGATGGCGTGGATGATGGATGCCTACGGCCAGCGCTACGGCTACGCGCCGGCGTGCGTGACCGGAAAGCCGATCGAACTCGGGGGATCGCTCGGTCGTGAGGCCGCGACCGGGCGCGGGGTCGTCAACGTCATGCAGCAGTACGCCAAGGACAAGGGGTTCCCGCTCGAGGGCGCGAGCGTCGCGGTTCAGGGGTTCGGCAACGTCGGCTCCTTCGCGGCGCGCATCGCCGCCGAGGCGGGCGCCAAGGTCATCGCCGTCTCCGACGTGCGCGGCGGCGTCTACGCGGACACCGGCCTGGACATCGAAAAGGTCTGGAAGCATCGGGACGAGACCGGTTCGGTCGTCGGGCTGCCGGGCGCCGACGCGATCTCCAACGACGATCTGCTCCTGCTCGGCGTCGACTGGCTCGTGCCGGCCGCGCTCGGTGAGGTGATCCACGAACGCAACGCGTCGAAGATCCGCGCGAAGGTCGTGGTGGAAGCGGCGAACCATCCGGTCACACCGGTTGCGGACGCGACGCTCGACGCCGCCGGGATCGTCGTGATCCCCGACATCCTCGCCAATGCAGGAGGAGTCACGGTTTCCTACTTCGAGTGGACGCAGAACATCCAGCAGTTCCGCTGGGACGAGGAGCAGGTGAATACGCAGCTGGCGAAGGTCATGGCGAAGGCGTACGCGGACGTCGCGGCGCGCGCCGGCGACTGCCGTAACCTCCGCGAAGCTGCGTTCGTCGTCGGGGTTTCGCGCGTCGCACGGGCCGCGCGGTTGCGTGGGTACGTGTAA